A part of Podarcis muralis chromosome 13, rPodMur119.hap1.1, whole genome shotgun sequence genomic DNA contains:
- the RANGRF gene encoding ran guanine nucleotide release factor, which produces MDNEVGPQPQGHLLFGGAFSAFLPPGSLDVSEMRQVPDNQEVFVHPSTDQSFIVELLEYQADVPDENAARYHFEDIAGASSSAEILSQETFAPHLLALEGCSSAWGLTARQLVAKFDEEAKNEVTLHLVLLRLPQYGTDLLLTFNNPTYIHPLSSSAAPGTEVPASPSQPPWTVELFHTFVRSVRLLNPGIFG; this is translated from the exons ATGGATAATGAGGTGGGTCCACAGCCGCAAGGCCACCTGCTCTTTGGAGGAGCCTTTTCTGCTTTCCTCCCTCCTGGAAGCCTGGATGTCAG TGAAATGCGCCAGGTCCCTGATAACCAGGAAGTCTTTGTTCACCCCAGCACGGATCAGAGCTTCATCGTAGAACTTCTAGAGTACCAGGCAGATGTCCCTGACGAAAATGCTGCCAG ATATCACTTTGAGGACATAGCTGGTGCTTCTTCCAGCGCTGAGATTTTGAGCCAGGAAACGTTTGCTCCCCATCTCCTAGCTCTGGAAGGCTGCAGCAGCGCCTGGGGCCTCACTGCCCGCCAGCTGGTGGCCAAGTTTGATGAGGAG GCCAAGAACGAGGTGACTCTACATTTGGTCTTGCTGCGCCTGCCCCAGTACGGGACAGACCTGCTTCTCACCTTCAACAACCCCACCTATATCCA TCCTCTAAGCAGCAGCGCAGCCCCAGGAACAGAGGTTCCAGCTTCTCCTTCTCAGCCTCCGTGGACAGTGGAGCTTTTCCACACCTTCGTACGCAGCGTGCGGCTCCTCAACCCCGGCATCTTTGGTTAG